The following DNA comes from Verrucomicrobiia bacterium.
GGACGCGGAGATCGGGGCGTTTCTGCGCACCAAGCAGCCCTTGCTGGGCGACTTCCTGACTGCGGAGCAGGTGGCCGACGCGGCCGTCTTTCTGCTGGGTCCGCGTTCGGTGGCGATCACGGGGGATGTCCTCGTGGTGGACGGCGGATGGTGTGTGAGCGAGGGGCAGTGGCGATGAAGGCGGGTGCGGTCATCGGGTTGGATCTTGGCGGGACCAGCGTCAAGGCGGTGTCACTGACCCCGGCGGGCGACCTTCTCGGGCAGGATTACGAATCGTATGGGGCGGAGCGGCCGGGAGCGTTCCTGGAGGCGGTACGGGGGGTTCTGAGACGGATGGAGTCGGCGTTGGGGGAACGGGCGGGGGCGGTTGGGATTTCGACGCCCGGGGTGATTGACCGGGACTGCCGGAAGGTCGCTTACATGCCCGGACGACTGGAGGGCTTGGTTGGGCTGGACTGGGGGGAGGCGCTTGGGCGGGAAGCGGTTCCAGTGTTGAACGATGCGCAGGCGGCATTGCTGGGGGAGACGTGGCGGGGGGCGGCGCTGGGAGCGGCCAACGCGATCCTGCTGACCTTGGGGACCGGGGTGGGGGGGGCGGTGATGGTGGATGGGCGCCTGCTTCGGGGACAGAGCGGGAAGGCGGGGCACTTGGGGCATGTGAGTCTGGATCCGTGGGGAACGCCGGACGTCACCGGGACGCCGGGGAGTCTCGAGGACGCGATTGGCAACCACAACATCCAGGCCCGGACGGGAGGGCGATTTGCGACCACACACGATCTGGTGCGGGCGCATGAGGCCGGGGACGCGATGGCCACGGGCATATGGCTCAGGTCGGTCGGGGCGCTGGCGGCGGCCATTATTTCGTTCACGAACGTGCTGGATCCCGAGGTGGTGATCGTGGGCGGAGGGATTGCGACGTGTGGTGACACGCTGTTCGGACCGTTGCGGGAGGCGGTGGCGCGTGGGGAATGGCGGGTGGGTGGCGATCCCGTGCGCGTGGTGCCGGCCGCCTTGGGAGACTTGGCGGGGGCTTGCGGCGCGGCGCGATGGGCGTTGGAGGCAGGCACTCCAAATCTTGAGCGAGCCTCAGGGAAGTTCGGTCCCGTATGAAATTCTTCATAGATCGACGTTCGACTCTCGAGAGTGCTGGTTGACGCGTGTCCGAGGTACCCAGCAAGGCTCATGAGCGTCGCGACGTCATGACCTACCCTGATTGACTCTCCCTCTCCCCCTCCAACGGCAGCGATGGATCTAGAAATAGCAAGTCAGGCTCCAAGTTACTGACTGACAGCTCGGTCCTGCCCTGTGCCTCGCCAGAAATTCCAACCCGGGCTGCCGGGGATGAGCTTGTCGCGGGCCGTCAACATTAACATGTCAGGCATATTGTATTCGCCGAGTCAACAATCATGTGTCAGGCCTATTGTATTCTTGTGTCGGCTGAAGCCCCTCTCTCTACCGACTACCGATTCCCACTTGATGGTCACCGCCACCCGCCCCGCACTTCGCCAAACCTTTCCCGCAGTCGCAGTTCAGTTCGGGCCCGCGGAAGGCCTCGACGATCCTCGATCCAAGAGGTTTGCCATGGATTCGGGAGGCGTTGGAACCGGGCATCGGTTCCTTGTGTCGAGGGGGGACGGATCGATAAGGTGCGACGCATGACCCCCCGGACGACGGCACGATCAGGCTGGCTGACGTGGGCGATTACGGGGGCGGCGGTGGTGTCCGGGACGGGTATTTGGGGTGGCGAGACTGCGGGCACGGGCGTGGCGGGGATGGACGTGACGGAGCGGGCGTTGACGGTTTTGAGGGAGCATTGCGTTTCGTGCCATGACGGGGAGCGGCCCAAGGGGGGATTGGTGTTGTCCACGGCGGAGGGTCTGGCACGGGGCGGGGAGGACGGAATGGTGGTGGTGGCGGGACGTCCGGAGGAGAGTCTGCTGGTGCGGGTCCTGGCGCCGGATGGGGAGCCGCACATGCCTCCGAAGGGGCAGTTGAGTGATGAGGAGATTTCGGTGCTGCGGGAGTGGGTGACGGCGGGGACGCCATGGGGAACCGCCCAAGCGGATGGGGCGTCGGGCGGAGTTCGGATGGAGGTGGCGCGGGAAGCGGTGGAGCCGTTGCCGTCGGGGTATCGTCCGGTGCAGGCGCTGGCCTTGAGCGAAGACGGGCGGCGGTTGGCAGTGGGACGCGGGTCGGCGGTGCGGGTGTACGGGTCGGACGGGACCCACTGGGTGTCGAAGCATCATTGGGTGG
Coding sequences within:
- a CDS encoding ROK family protein; protein product: MKAGAVIGLDLGGTSVKAVSLTPAGDLLGQDYESYGAERPGAFLEAVRGVLRRMESALGERAGAVGISTPGVIDRDCRKVAYMPGRLEGLVGLDWGEALGREAVPVLNDAQAALLGETWRGAALGAANAILLTLGTGVGGAVMVDGRLLRGQSGKAGHLGHVSLDPWGTPDVTGTPGSLEDAIGNHNIQARTGGRFATTHDLVRAHEAGDAMATGIWLRSVGALAAAIISFTNVLDPEVVIVGGGIATCGDTLFGPLREAVARGEWRVGGDPVRVVPAALGDLAGACGAARWALEAGTPNLERASGKFGPV